One Ammoniphilus sp. CFH 90114 genomic window carries:
- a CDS encoding IMEF encapsulin system ferritin-like cargo protein gives MNQAFSQLLTIFSRTKQDIEVFNSMLQPVVDNAKDEHERLYFHHILEEEEQRLERLDVLLPMLKHSLEEELSNRQLVQLLQELSLEKFGLHNFREHLDLAMFEFKDEERHSLLKSMRESTQTDYLTVKELVTELNNKFLDVSPVEAFSNVGSSSSKSSQPETTSKQQEKRLTVGSLRNK, from the coding sequence ATGAACCAAGCCTTCTCACAATTGCTTACCATCTTTTCCCGGACAAAACAGGACATTGAAGTATTCAATAGTATGCTTCAACCCGTTGTTGACAATGCGAAGGATGAACATGAACGACTGTACTTCCACCACATTCTTGAGGAAGAAGAACAGCGACTAGAGCGATTGGATGTATTATTGCCTATGCTTAAGCATTCACTAGAAGAAGAGCTGAGTAATCGTCAGCTTGTCCAACTTCTTCAGGAACTCAGCCTTGAAAAATTCGGACTTCACAATTTCCGTGAACATCTAGATCTAGCGATGTTTGAGTTTAAGGATGAAGAACGACATAGCTTACTGAAGTCTATGCGAGAAAGTACCCAAACAGATTATCTGACAGTAAAAGAACTAGTCACAGAACTCAATAATAAATTTCTGGATGTTTCTCCAGTAGAAGCCTTCTCGAATGTAGGTTCTAGTTCTTCTAAATCGTCTCAACCTGAGACAACAAGTAAGCAACAGGAAAAGCGCCTGACTGTAGGCAGTCTTAGAAACAAATAA
- a CDS encoding family 1 encapsulin nanocompartment shell protein translates to MTKISRFPDSPLSSAEWQQLDETIVNVARKQLVGRRFIDVYGPLGQGVQSVSNDIYTESQSGGMSLRGDTLSLSTSIKRVNLTIPILYKDFMLYWRDIQQAKTLDMPIDMGPAANASIQCARLEDDLIFNGSEEMDLPGLMNVKGRLTHIRSDWMESGKAFSDIVEAINKLLQMGHTGPYALAVSPQLYALLHRVHPGTNVLEIEHIRELVTDGVYQTPVIKGNAGVLVATGQHNLDLAIAEDFDSAFLGDEQMNHLFRVYECVALRIKRPSAICTLEDHE, encoded by the coding sequence ATGACTAAAATAAGCAGATTTCCTGATTCACCATTATCCTCTGCTGAATGGCAACAACTTGACGAAACGATTGTTAATGTCGCACGCAAACAATTAGTTGGCCGACGTTTCATCGATGTTTACGGACCCCTAGGTCAAGGGGTTCAGAGCGTTTCCAACGATATTTATACAGAGTCCCAGAGCGGTGGTATGAGTCTTCGCGGGGATACACTCTCGCTTTCTACCTCCATTAAAAGGGTTAACCTGACGATTCCCATTCTTTATAAGGATTTCATGCTTTATTGGAGAGACATTCAACAAGCTAAAACATTGGACATGCCGATTGATATGGGCCCAGCGGCTAATGCGTCCATTCAATGCGCACGACTTGAAGATGATCTCATCTTCAATGGATCAGAAGAAATGGACTTGCCAGGATTAATGAATGTAAAGGGTAGACTCACTCATATTCGCAGTGATTGGATGGAGTCTGGAAAGGCCTTTTCTGACATTGTAGAAGCCATTAATAAATTACTTCAAATGGGACACACAGGACCTTATGCTCTAGCTGTTTCGCCTCAATTATATGCTTTACTACACCGTGTCCACCCTGGCACGAATGTGCTCGAGATTGAACACATTCGGGAATTAGTCACCGACGGTGTTTATCAAACCCCAGTGATAAAGGGCAATGCTGGAGTACTCGTTGCAACAGGACAGCACAATTTAGATTTAGCCATTGCTGAGGATTTTGATTCTGCCTTCCTAGGGGATGAGCAAATGAACCACTTATTCCGTGTATATGAGTGTGTGGCCCTTAGAATCAAAAGACCAAGCGCCATTTGTACACTAGAGGACCACGAGTAA